A single Triticum dicoccoides isolate Atlit2015 ecotype Zavitan chromosome 2A, WEW_v2.0, whole genome shotgun sequence DNA region contains:
- the LOC119352850 gene encoding L-gulonolactone oxidase 2-like yields MAMELEGPATTLLVVVGLLIHLAGSSPPPTPVVCARGTSDCTVTNAYGSFPDRATSRAASVTYPSTEEELVAAVAAAAAAGRKVKVATRYSHSLPKLACPGGRDGIIISTLQLNSTVRLDAAARMITVESGVLLRDLLRAAASAGMALPHSPYWSGVTIGGLLATGAHGSSLWGKGGAVHEYVVGLRIVTPAPASQGFAEVRELGAQHPDLGAAKVSLGVLGVVSQVTLALQPLFKRSVTFLERDDSDLEDQVAAWGGLHEFGDLAWQPGRGKVVYRQDDRVDVSSPGNGLNDHPTLRSRAAFGRVGARRAEELLEENGTDIARCEAAAADQLQPQPQPPHGFTNDGEVFTGYPVVGYQHRMQATGSCIDSPEDELLTSCKWDPRLGATFIYNSAISVPLGNAAAFVADVKRLRDLNPRAFCSLDARGGLLACYLRASSAYLGKPEDAVDFDITYYRSYTAGAPRAHADVIDELEQMALRKYGGFPHWGKNRNFVFDGAVGRYPKAGEFLEVKGRYDPDGLFSSEWSDQVLGINRTSPRVDKEGCAMEGLCVCSGDSHCAPERGYLCRPGKVYKEARVCSSSFQPAAGALRDEL; encoded by the coding sequence ATGGCAATGGAACTGGAGGGCCCTGCCACGACTCTCCTCGTGGTCGTGGGGCTCCTCATCCACCTGGCCGGATCCAGCCCCCCGCCGACTCCTGTGGtctgcgcccgcggcacgtccgactgCACGGTCACCAACGCGTACGGCTCCTTCCCGGACCGCGCCACCAGCCGCGCGGCCAGCGTCACGTACCCGAGCAccgaggaggagcttgtcgcggCCGTGGCGGCCGCAGCGGCGGCCGGGCGCAAGGTTAAGGTGGCCACCAGGTACTCCCACAGCCTGCCCAAGCTCGCGTGCCCCGGCGGTCGCGACGGCATCATCATCAGCACCCTGCAGCTTAACAGCACGGTCAGGCTCGACGCCGCCGCGCGGATGATCACCGTGGAGAGCGGCGTGCTCCTCCGGGACCTGCTCCGGGCCGCCGCCTCCGCGGGGATGGCGCTCCCGCACTCGCCGTACTGGTCCGGCGTCACCATCGGGGGCCTGCTCGCGACGGGCGCGCACGGGAGCTCGCTATGGGGCAAGGGGGGTGCTGTTCATGAGTACGTCGTCGGGCTGAGGATCGTGACGCCGGCGCCGGCCAGCCAGGGCTTCGCGGAGGTGAGGGAGCTCGGCGCCCAACACCCGGACCTGGGCGCCGCCAAGGTCTCCCTCGGCGTCCTCGGCGTTGTCTCTCAGGTCACGCTGGCCTTGCAGCCGCTGTTCAAACGGTCGGTGACGTTCCTGGAGCGCGACGACTCGGACTTGGAGGATCAAGTGGCCGCGTGGGGCGGCCTCCATGAGTTCGGCGACCTGGCGTGGCAGCCGGGGCGGGGAAAGGTCGTGTACCGCCAGGACGACCGCGTCGACGTGTCGTCGCCGGGCAACGGCCTCAACGACCATCCTACCCTCCGATCGAGAGCCGCGTTCGGACGCGTCGGCGCCAGACGCGCAGAGGAGCTGCTGGAGGAGAACGGCACCGACATTGCCaggtgcgaggcggcggcggctgaccAGCTGCAGCCGCAGCCGCAGCCACCACACGGCTTCACCAACGACGGCGAGGTCTTCACGGGGTACCCCGTGGTGGGGTACCAGCACCGCATGCAGGCGACCGGCTCATGCATCGACAGCCCGGAAGACGAGCTCCTCACCTCCTGCAAGTGGGACCCTCGCCTCGGGGCTACCTTTATCTACAATTCGGCCATCAGCGTCCCTCTCGGCAACGCCGCGGCGTTCGTCGCCGACGTGAAGCGCCTCCGGGACCTCAACCCACGCGCGTTCTGCAGCCTGGACGCGAGGGGCGGCCTACTCGCGTGCTACCTCAGGGCGTCGTCCGCCTACCTCGGCAAGCCAGAGGACGCGGTGGACTTCGACATCACGTATTACCGGAGCTACACCGCCGGCGCGCCCCGAGCACACGCGGACGTCATAGACGAGCTCGAGCAGATGGCACTGCGCAAGTATGGCGGCTTCCCGCACTGGGGCAAGAACCGCAACTTTGTCTTCGACGGTGCCGTGGGAAGGTACCCGAAGGCCGGCGAGTTCCTGGAGGTGAAGGGCAGGTACGACCCCGATGGGCTCTTCTCCAGCGAGTGGAGCGACCAGGTCCTCGGCATCAACAGGACGAGCCCGAGAGTCGACAAGGAAGGCTGCGCCATGGAAGGGCTGTGCGTCTGCTCCGGCGACTCGCACTGCGCGCCGGAGAGGGGCTACCTCTGCCGGCCGGGGAAGGTGTACAAAGAGGCCAGGGTTTGCTCGTCCTCGTTCCAGCCAGCCGCCGGCGCGCTCCGGGATGAGCTCTGA
- the LOC119352851 gene encoding uncharacterized protein LOC119352851 — translation MASNNTNAASEVSNAITDLNDHLATALGTGDEGKTTVITLAGENDGAAMDAEDLVVAEAGGEGEEGEEEEEVQLAAYTNSNYQAVNNSVLLAGSCAVRDPGVHVVIVEHVDDIRDCDGDEIFEDGEVANK, via the coding sequence atgGCTTCCAACAACACCAACGCGGCCTCCGAGGTGAGCAACGCCATCACCGACCTCAACGACCACCTCGCCACCGCCCTCGGCACCGGCGACGAGGGCAAGACCACCGTCATCACGCTCGCGGGGGAGAACGACGGCGCGGCCATGGACGCGGAGGACCTCGTCGTCgcggaggccggcggcgagggggaggagggcgaggaggaggaggaggtgcagcTGGCCGCCTACACCAACAGCAACTACCAGGCGGTGAACAACTCGGTGCTCCTCGCCGGCAGCTGCGCCGTCAGGGACCCCGGCGTCCACGTCGTCATCGTGGAGCACGTCGACGACATCCGCGACTGCGACGGCGACGAGATCTTCGAGGACGGCGAGGTGGCCAACAAGTGA